TCATCAGCACGCCGCCGTGGTCCTGGTCGGGGATCCAGTCGTAGTTGGGACCCCAGAAGGCGGGGAACCGCGAACCCTGGTGCTTGTTTCTGGCGCGGCCGACGAGGTTCCGGCGGGCATCGTCGGCCAGGCCGAGGTAGGCCATGAAGATGTCGTCCTGGCGCCAGCCGGAGTTGCCCTTGTCCCATTGGTACCGGAGGGCCTCGATGCCCAGTTCGATGTCGGGCCGGCCGAGGGCGATGCGGCGAAAGGGAAAGACCGCGTAGAGTTCCGGGTTCTCACAGTTCTGTTTCGTGGCGAATTGCCCGGCGGGGGCGAGCATGCGCTTGCCGTCGACCTCGCGAGTCGGCAGGTCAGGCAGTTTCTTGCGCAGGGCGGCCCAGAACGCGCGCTGCTCCGGCGTGGTCAGGGGCTGGGGCAGCGAGAGCAGCCACTCGGTCACCGCGTGGAGGCCCGCCAGTTCCGGCATCGGGTTCGTGCAGTCCCACCACGTTTCACACGCCTGCGACGGATGCATGACCAGTTTGCCGCGATCGTCCACCTTGTACTGCTGGTCGAAGAACGTCAGGATCTCGTGGGCCGTGGGAAGCAGCGTGTCGGCCAGGAACGCCGCGTCGAGCGTGTGGTCGTAGTAGTCGAGCATCATGTAAACCAGTTCGGGGCCGGAGACCCATTCCCATTTGTGCCAGCGGCTCTCCTGGAGTTTGTCCTTGCGCTCGTGGAACGGCGTCCAACCGTAAGTTTCGCTGAACATGTCGCCCCAGAAGTAGATGCATTCGGGGATGTAGGCGCCCGCGTGGTCGAGGTACAGGCGGGTCCGGTACCGGAGCAGCGGCATCAGGTCGCGGCCGTACATCTGAAACAGGGGCTGCATCAGGTCGAAGTCGCCCGAAGCGCACATGCTGACGTAGGGCAGGCGCGTGTTCTGCCACCAGTAACCCGGGCCCCACTGGCGGTAGTCGGCGTCGCCGGGCCTGCCGGGACAGGGCACCGTGAAGATCGAGCCGTTGAACTTGATCGGATACGCCCCCCGGCCGGCGCAGGCGGTGATGAACCGCTGAAGGGCGTACGCCCGGCTGACGACGTAGGCGTCGTCCGCCGCTTCGACGACCTTCTCCGCGACCGGCGTGCGCGCCGGTCCACCTGAGGCGGCGTGGATCCAACTGCGGTCCCAGAAGTCGCGCCACCACCGCTCGTGCGCGTCGCGCCGCCGGGCAAAGGGGATCTTCTGCGTTGCCGCGCTTGTCTCGTCCACGGCCTTGAGCCACTGTTCGGGCGTGGACGGGTGTCGGGTCGCCACGGTGATGCTGAACGCATGATGCGTCGCGGCGGGGGACTCCAGGTGCAGGTCGTCGAGGCGCCGGCCGCCCTCGGCCTGGATCACGGCGCCGAAGGTGCGGTCGAGCAGCGGGTCCGGGCGTTCGAACCCCTTCAGGCCCTGGATCTCGCCCGTCATGGCCGGGCCGACGGACTTGGCGTTGTGGTGATACCAGCCGATGCGGCCGGTCTGGTTCGCCAGCACGGTGTCGGGCTCCACGATGGTCTTCTGGCCGGATTTCGACCGGTTCAGAACGTCGCTGCACTCCAGGCTGGGCAACTCCTGGCGCTGGGTCCGCCACAGTTCGATGGATGCCGTGGCCACCCGTGGCTGGGCACTGTCCACGGTCAGGTGGATCACCGGGTGGTTGGCGTCCACCCACAGGCGCATGGCCGCCGCCGTTTCGCCCTCGCCGCAGCGGACGTTCATCGTGGCGTCCTTTAGCGAAAGCGTTTGCTCAAAGGGAACCACGGGCGGCGCCGGGTCCAGCGTCACGCGCACCTTGCCGACCTTCAGCAGCCGGGCGTTATCGCCCCAGCTATCCGTGCGGCTGATATAGAACTCCAACTCACCCGCCGGATTGATCCAGGCGTTCAGCCCGGTTGAGCCGTTCCCCAACGGCATCGAACCGGACGAATCCTTGCTCGGCGTCTCCCACACGACGTTGTACCGGTCCGTCCGGTTTGCTGTCTCGGCCGCGGCGACTGCGGCCGCAAGGGAGAACCACGTGGCCGCAGCAACGGCCATGGCAAAGGGGAAACGTAAGATTCCTGCGTATCGCGTGACTTCTATCTCCTTTCGAAGGAAACCTCTCGGATGCCGTATCTTTTGTGCCAGGTTGGCCTGACCGTCAGGCCTCCTGGTCCGGCCGAGTGGCAGCGCCCCAGCCGCTCCTCGATGAATGTCATCAGGCTGGGCAAGTCGAACACGTGGCCGCCGTCGTGCGCGACGAAGGACAGGTTTTCCGGTTTGCCGAAGTCCTTGTACGCCGCTTCGATGTCGCGCAGCGCCTCGCGGGCCACCGATACGGGGAACTGTGATTGGGGCTCCTTCAGGCCGTTCTGGCAGAGCAAGGCCCGCGGCGCGATCAGCGAGAAGATGTCGGAGAAGTCAGCGATTTCCCTCAGGCCCGGGAACTTCCAGCACATGCAGTGGTTCCGCTCTATCTGGTCCATCCTGGTGAGGAAACCGGCACAGACGACGGCCTGCACACGCTCATCCATCGCCCCCAGCCACATCGCCATCTCGCCGCCCAGCGACAAGCCTGCGCAGCCGATGCGCTGCCGGTCCACCTCCTCCAGCGACGCCAACAGGTCCAGGCATCGCATGAGATCCCAGAGGCGCTCGCCCATCAGCGTGCGGTCCTTCTCGTAGACCTCGTGCTGCGAAACGCGGATGCAGATCGTCACGTAGCCCTTCTCGGCCAGGACGTGCGCGAGCCGAAAATAGCCGCTCCCCTCTTCGTAGCACGTCAAGCGGGTGTCATGGTGCCCGGCAATGCATACCACCGCCGGAAACGGGCCCTTGAGGCCCGTCGGAACCGCCATCGCGACCTGAATGCGTCGGCCGGCCGTGCTGTTGATCTCCAGGTCCTGAAATACATACTTCTCCCTCCTAACCGTGGAGATCACCTTGCTCTGAAACGGTATCGCCGTCTTCCTGGCGATCAGGTCGTCCACCTTGAGAAGGACGGCGAGCTTCGACCGCAGTTCCTTCTGCCAGGCCAGTGCCATCTGCGGAGACGTGGAAGCGTACTTCATGCTGGGGACTTCCTTCTTGCCGCCGGCATCACCGGCGTACGCCCGGCTGACGAGTTCGGCGCGGATGCCCGCCGAAGCCCGCCTGCCGGTCGGGCAGGCCTTGGGCGAAGGCGGGTCGTCCGCCGCTTCGTCGCCCTTCTCCGCGACCGGCGTGCGCGCCGGTCCACCTGAGGCGGCGGGAATCCGGCCCGGCAGAGACCAGAGGATAAGACAACCGATCGCGCCGAGCATCCGCATGTCAAATCTCCTTCCTGCGTCGCCGCCTAGAACTGCCCCTTGAACTGGCCGGCGTTCTCCTTGGTGATGGCGGGGCAGAGGATCATGTAACGCTTGTCGACTTTCTCGCCCTTGAGGCAGCGGATGGCCAAGCGGATGGCGCTGCGGCCCTCCTCCTCGGGTTGCTGGAAACTCGTGCCTGTGATCTTGCCTTCCTTGATGGCCTCGAGGGCCTCCTGGCTGCCGCCCATGCCGACGATGGCGATGTCCCTGCGTCCGGCCTGGATGCAGGCGTCAGCGGCGGCGATGGCGAAACTGTCGCCGTGCGCGTAAATGCCCTTCAGGTCGGCGAACTTGCCGAGCCAGACCTGGGTCTCCTGGATGGCTTTGCCGCGGTCCCCGTCGTGGGGCGCGCGGCCGAGGAGTTTGACCTCGGGGTACTTCTTCATGACGTCCCGGAGGGCCTGGCTGCGCGCCAGTTGCGGGCCGGTGCCCAGGTGCTGGTGCAGTTCGACGATGCCTCCTTTGCCGCCGATGGCCTTCATGAGGATCTCGGCCGACGTGACGGCCCCCTCATAGGTGTCGGTCCCGGTGTAGCAGACGTAGTCGCAGCCCTCGGCGACCTCGCGGTTGACGATGATGA
The nucleotide sequence above comes from Planctomycetota bacterium. Encoded proteins:
- a CDS encoding DUF5703 domain-containing protein, with protein sequence MAVAAATWFSLAAAVAAAETANRTDRYNVVWETPSKDSSGSMPLGNGSTGLNAWINPAGELEFYISRTDSWGDNARLLKVGKVRVTLDPAPPVVPFEQTLSLKDATMNVRCGEGETAAAMRLWVDANHPVIHLTVDSAQPRVATASIELWRTQRQELPSLECSDVLNRSKSGQKTIVEPDTVLANQTGRIGWYHHNAKSVGPAMTGEIQGLKGFERPDPLLDRTFGAVIQAEGGRRLDDLHLESPAATHHAFSITVATRHPSTPEQWLKAVDETSAATQKIPFARRRDAHERWWRDFWDRSWIHAASGGPARTPVAEKVVEAADDAYVVSRAYALQRFITACAGRGAYPIKFNGSIFTVPCPGRPGDADYRQWGPGYWWQNTRLPYVSMCASGDFDLMQPLFQMYGRDLMPLLRYRTRLYLDHAGAYIPECIYFWGDMFSETYGWTPFHERKDKLQESRWHKWEWVSGPELVYMMLDYYDHTLDAAFLADTLLPTAHEILTFFDQQYKVDDRGKLVMHPSQACETWWDCTNPMPELAGLHAVTEWLLSLPQPLTTPEQRAFWAALRKKLPDLPTREVDGKRMLAPAGQFATKQNCENPELYAVFPFRRIALGRPDIELGIEALRYQWDKGNSGWRQDDIFMAYLGLADDARRNLVGRARNKHQGSRFPAFWGPNYDWIPDQDHGGVLMKALQAMLMQTEPATGSRYDGKIYLLPAWPRNWNVKFKLHAPRATTVEGEYRDGKMVRLNVTPESRRADMVVISR
- a CDS encoding sugar ABC transporter substrate-binding protein, whose protein sequence is MVRKMPAIGILVSAAVIFLGCSGESGQPPEPSGAVRTYTIGFLITLDNPYWQNMRLGAIDEGKKLGAEVIIMNAKEDPVLQIQQIQELIAKRVDLACVAPMKKEPLVSGIQALNEAKIPVIIVNREVAEGCDYVCYTGTDTYEGAVTSAEILMKAIGGKGGIVELHQHLGTGPQLARSQALRDVMKKYPEVKLLGRAPHDGDRGKAIQETQVWLGKFADLKGIYAHGDSFAIAAADACIQAGRRDIAIVGMGGSQEALEAIKEGKITGTSFQQPEEEGRSAIRLAIRCLKGEKVDKRYMILCPAITKENAGQFKGQF
- a CDS encoding acetylxylan esterase; translated protein: MRMLGAIGCLILWSLPGRIPAASGGPARTPVAEKGDEAADDPPSPKACPTGRRASAGIRAELVSRAYAGDAGGKKEVPSMKYASTSPQMALAWQKELRSKLAVLLKVDDLIARKTAIPFQSKVISTVRREKYVFQDLEINSTAGRRIQVAMAVPTGLKGPFPAVVCIAGHHDTRLTCYEEGSGYFRLAHVLAEKGYVTICIRVSQHEVYEKDRTLMGERLWDLMRCLDLLASLEEVDRQRIGCAGLSLGGEMAMWLGAMDERVQAVVCAGFLTRMDQIERNHCMCWKFPGLREIADFSDIFSLIAPRALLCQNGLKEPQSQFPVSVAREALRDIEAAYKDFGKPENLSFVAHDGGHVFDLPSLMTFIEERLGRCHSAGPGGLTVRPTWHKRYGIREVSFERR